The Bacteroidota bacterium sequence TATTCATGAATGCATCCATGGGACCGAGCGCGGATATGTTCGCGAGCAATGTGCAATCCTATGACGAATATTTTCAGCATGTATCTTTCCGAAACCATATTTTTCAGGCTTCCGTTCTTGCGAATCTTGGCTGGGAATGGAGAACAGAAAAAAGTGGCTTCATCTATCTTGGCGCATCTTATCATCGTCCCTTTTCTTTTATTTATCTCACAAAAGTTGAATACAAATTTCGTGGGAAGGACGAATCTACCGATCAGAAATTGCTTGGCAATTACCTGACTCTGGATCTGCGTTATTTTTTCCCTGAGAACAAAGGCAAGAAGCCGGGCAGAAATGAATAAGGAGCGGATTGCTCCACTCCTTAGATGATCATTAGATCAAAAATTATCAGATTGGTTGATGAGATTACTCAACAATCATTCTTGCGATACTTTCATTTTCTCCGGTTTGCATTTTCACGAAATAAATTCCTGCACTGAGGCCGGATACATCCTGTGAAATACGATGGTTGCCTGAATCAAACTTTTGATTTTCAAAAATGCGGCTCACGAGTTGTCCGGTAGATGAATAAATTTTCATGGATACAGTCGTTGCTTTGGGCAAATGGAAAGAAATCAATGACGGATGATTAGCACCGGCAGGACTTGCTGTCAAACCAAGATTATTAACATTAACAGATCCGACCTGAGTAGTACCATTTGCAACAACTACCACAGTACCAAAATAAGGGATACGATTGTACGCAGTAACGGTAACATCAAGTGTATCTCCGATGGTCAATCCGGGAATGGTGAGATAGGCAGAACCACTCAGCGCATATCCTGTACTTACGATCTGATTATGGTGACTGAGACAAACCAATGCCTGATCAACATTGCATTGCACCACCCAAGTTGAGGTATTTTCATCAATTGTTGCATCGTGGGCTACCGGAATCGGTTCAGGAGTTGCAGTCCGCACTGTGATACTTGGATCTCCAAAGCATGTCCATGTATCTGTCATTTCCACTCCTGCAGCTCCATACTGATCATTCATGTGAAGACAGCCATTGACAGAAATTCCACCAAAAGTATGCTTGATATTTCCAGGATAAGTTTCAACAAGAATGTCCACCATTTCATCCTGTCCATCCATTGGAGGATCCCAACTCTGGTTGATTGTTGACATCAAGGTAGCGATCGCTCCAATCGGAGCACCAGAAATTGTAGTGGTTCTCATCAGTGCTTCCGCAAGACAACTTCCATTGTTAAAATCACCATTCACACAGGCAACTGACCAGATGAATGGAAGCATGTTTTCGTTTGTGAGATTCTGTACATCACCTGAACTAAAGCTGGTTGTTCCACAGCTGTTCTGACTTCCATGTCCTGTATACGTAAGTACACTGCGACCAGAATTGAAAGCATCTGCAAGATCCTGTGGACCCGGATCACCGGAAACATCCATTCCACCCTGACTGCCGTCGTAAATCTCATCAACATCGGTATAGGTGTAGCCCAGATATTTCAGACGAATATTTCTTTCATGTTCGAAATCAATTTCGTTGTCATCACCAGGTCCTTGGTCTGACCCTACACAAATTCCTTTGTGATACCATTGCCCCATTGGGTCGGGATGCATTTCATAACTGATGGAACGCTGAACTTGCGTTTCCAATTCAGCAGGAGTATTCGCGGAAAAACGACCGACAATTACTTCAGCATAGGAATCGTTACCAAGGATATCACCATAAGATGGATCTGAATCTCCGTTTCCTGTAGGATACGGAGGAATCTGCGGACCATCACCAACCAGCAGAACAAACGTCAATCCATCTGTATTGTATTTATCTGTTATAAATGTCTTGATCGCTGTGGGACTTACGCCAATGGTACTTACATCTACCATTTCTGTTTTTTGCCCCATTCTGTTTTTCCAGTCAACAAAAGGCTGCATAGTAGCCATCAGGGAAGGATCTGAAATTACCAGCATACTACCTGTTTCAGCAGTTTGCACGTACTGAGTCTGGTTGTAATTGATAAAACGATTGGAATAAATCGGATTAAAAATATCGTTAGGTTGTGGTTGACGGGAACGTGAGAATGCATTCAGAGAAACAGAAGAAGTTACCGGACTTGTTTTGACAGTAAGCTGATCATACACACGTAATACACGAGTGACAGGATTGTATTGAAAAGGATACACGACAATGGTTTGTCCACGGAAATCACGAAGAATATATGGATCTCTTAGTTCAGCGATTGTACCCGGATAAAAGCTATTGCTTGAATATGCCGGTCCGTATGTGTATGGAATTGCAGACGGATCCTGATTTCTTTTCAGGTTTCCTTTGGAAGGGAGCAAATGAATATTGTTGTATTCATGATAGGAAGAAGCAATCACCTGCACATCCATTGTTGCAGCATCCGGAATGATAACCGATACCGCCATTTTCAAAACATCAGGAGCTCCTGCAATCAATAAATGACTTGCATTTTCCGCATCAATCTGATGCGAAATACCCTGCGCAGTGGAAACTGTTTGCAGGTTAAACCCGGGAACATGAAAAGCGATTGTAGTCTCATCACCGGATTGTTGCACAAGACTTGCGCTGAGTTTCTGAGATGTAGAATGATCTGCCGAAATCCATTGTTTCGGATTTGATGAAAAAGCAATAGCTGAAATCATCAGACAGATTCCTGAAAGGAGTATTCTTTTTTTCATACGATTTATTTCTACCGGCCATGAAGCACGGAAAAGCCGGGATTAAGATACATAATTACTGTATATATTACACATTGTCAGAGAAGTGTCAGGCATTACAGTGAGGAATCGTAGAATTCTTTCAGGAATTAATCCAATTTTGGATTTTGCTTGTGACGTTCAGAATCCCGTTTTGATTTTTTTCAAGATTTTTCTGAAATGCGGCGGTCAGATCTACGCCGGTTTGATTGGCCAGACAGATCAACACAAACAATACATCAGCAAGTTCATCGCCCAGATCTTTTCCAAGATCCGATTCTTTTGAAGATTGCTCACCGTATTTCCTGGCAATAATTCGGGCTACCTCTCCTACTTCTTCGGTAAGCATAGCCATATTGGTGAGCTCATTAAAATAACGAACGCCATGAGTTTTGATCCACTGGTCTACTTGGGCTTGTGCTTCGGTGAGGTCCATGTTAGTTGTTAGTTTTTAGTGGTTGGTGCTTAGTGGTTGGTGCTTGGTGCTTAGAATGCATTGTAAACTTGCTGACTCAAGACTCCGAACTCCAGACTTTTTAACCCAAGCTCCTGTCATTCGATTCCAAATTTCCGTTACTCTTTATTCTTTGAGTCTATCCAAATCGTAACCGGGCCGTCGTTGATGAGAGCGACTTTCATATCGGCACCGAACTCTCCGGAGTAGACATTTCTTCCGCTTTCCTGTGCAAGTCGTGATAGAAATTTTTCATACAAAGGAATTGCCTGTTCAGGTCGGGCTGCGCGGATGAATGACGGGCGATTCCCTTTTTTTGTGGATGCATGTAGTGTGAACTGACTCACCACCAGAAAATCTCCCTGAACATCTGAAACAGAGAGATTCATTTGTCCGTTTTCGTCACCGAACACACGAAGCTTTGATATTTTACCACATAGCCACTCTATGTCTTCGTCCGTGTCAGCTTCTTCAATTCCAAGAAGAATAAGAAAACCATTTGCTATCGCAGCTTTTTCATTTCCTTCTATATTGACAGAAGCCTGTGATACGCGTTGAATAAGGACCCTCATGAGATTCTTGATAAATTCTGAGAAAGAAACATGAAATATATTTATCTGAAAATATCCTGGTTACTCAGAATACTGAGATAACTATCGTACCGGCTGTATGCGATTTCGCCCCGTTCCACTGCCGGTT is a genomic window containing:
- a CDS encoding T9SS type A sorting domain-containing protein, yielding MKKRILLSGICLMISAIAFSSNPKQWISADHSTSQKLSASLVQQSGDETTIAFHVPGFNLQTVSTAQGISHQIDAENASHLLIAGAPDVLKMAVSVIIPDAATMDVQVIASSYHEYNNIHLLPSKGNLKRNQDPSAIPYTYGPAYSSNSFYPGTIAELRDPYILRDFRGQTIVVYPFQYNPVTRVLRVYDQLTVKTSPVTSSVSLNAFSRSRQPQPNDIFNPIYSNRFINYNQTQYVQTAETGSMLVISDPSLMATMQPFVDWKNRMGQKTEMVDVSTIGVSPTAIKTFITDKYNTDGLTFVLLVGDGPQIPPYPTGNGDSDPSYGDILGNDSYAEVIVGRFSANTPAELETQVQRSISYEMHPDPMGQWYHKGICVGSDQGPGDDNEIDFEHERNIRLKYLGYTYTDVDEIYDGSQGGMDVSGDPGPQDLADAFNSGRSVLTYTGHGSQNSCGTTSFSSGDVQNLTNENMLPFIWSVACVNGDFNNGSCLAEALMRTTTISGAPIGAIATLMSTINQSWDPPMDGQDEMVDILVETYPGNIKHTFGGISVNGCLHMNDQYGAAGVEMTDTWTCFGDPSITVRTATPEPIPVAHDATIDENTSTWVVQCNVDQALVCLSHHNQIVSTGYALSGSAYLTIPGLTIGDTLDVTVTAYNRIPYFGTVVVVANGTTQVGSVNVNNLGLTASPAGANHPSLISFHLPKATTVSMKIYSSTGQLVSRIFENQKFDSGNHRISQDVSGLSAGIYFVKMQTGENESIARMIVE
- a CDS encoding D-tyrosyl-tRNA(Tyr) deacylase encodes the protein MRVLIQRVSQASVNIEGNEKAAIANGFLILLGIEEADTDEDIEWLCGKISKLRVFGDENGQMNLSVSDVQGDFLVVSQFTLHASTKKGNRPSFIRAARPEQAIPLYEKFLSRLAQESGRNVYSGEFGADMKVALINDGPVTIWIDSKNKE